The bacterium genome window below encodes:
- a CDS encoding CYTH domain-containing protein, with product MEEFEVKILEIDKKEIEERLISLGAERVFEGEIHAFFFDFKDSSIKKAKDLVRLRRVGQRSFLAFKKFVESEEVKVRQELEVEVSDLETTKLILESLGLVSWLFTRKRRLSYKLNHVHFEFDKYLDHYEFVPLFLEVEAQNLEEIYKYVELLGFKKEDCQPWTILELANYYS from the coding sequence ATGGAAGAATTTGAAGTAAAGATACTTGAGATTGATAAAAAAGAGATTGAAGAAAGGTTAATTTCTTTAGGGGCAGAAAGAGTCTTTGAGGGAGAAATTCATGCTTTCTTCTTTGATTTTAAAGATAGCTCTATCAAGAAGGCTAAAGACTTAGTTAGATTAAGAAGAGTAGGCCAGCGATCATTTCTGGCTTTTAAAAAATTTGTAGAATCTGAAGAAGTAAAAGTTCGTCAAGAATTAGAAGTAGAGGTTTCTGACTTAGAAACCACCAAGTTAATCTTAGAATCGTTAGGTCTTGTGTCTTGGTTATTCACCAGAAAAAGACGTCTTAGTTATAAATTAAACCATGTTCATTTTGAGTTTGATAAATATCTTGACCATTATGAATTTGTTCCGCTGTTTTTAGAAGTAGAGGCTCAAAACTTAGAAGAGATCTATAAATATGTGGAGTTACTTGGGTTTAAAAAAGAAGACTGCCAGCCTTGGACTATCTTAGAATTAGCTAATTATTATTCATAA
- a CDS encoding sugar transferase, with translation MLRLERGQKLFIFIQIVIDAILILASFYLTCYLRIALNPFFIEKFKDLVVALRFIPPLYLIIFLYLIIFNKFGIYDLSKKRTFLDNLLLLMKSTFYGTFILITIAFLFKAENYSRSLIFLSFFNVSLLVYFGHFLSRKILAWLKAQKVGLEKVALVGINEEVRKMAEGIEEDPKLGLYFIGYLVSKATSNQVSPSIIKDHKIIGEVTNCKEIINKHGINRIIIWDSTLSREELFSLAATCERMDVYLNMVPDSLSLFSRKISLTQINGYPLIALRKMELDHWDAMVKRIFDLTGAAIGIIILLPVILLISILIKLNSRGPVFYTQKRLGKGERYFQFYKFRSMVKGANKIVSEEKRREHADGYLFKLKDDPRITKVGKFLRKYSLDELPQLFNVLKGEMSLAGPRPLPVIDVKTLGDDEHYNFWANQRTNVLPGITGLWQVSGRSNLPFEEMVKLDLYYIEEWSIWLDIKILLKTIPVVLLSKGAY, from the coding sequence ATGTTAAGATTAGAAAGAGGCCAAAAATTATTTATCTTTATTCAGATCGTTATCGATGCCATATTAATTTTAGCTTCCTTTTATCTTACCTGCTATCTTAGAATAGCTTTAAATCCTTTCTTTATAGAAAAATTTAAAGATTTAGTTGTTGCTTTAAGATTTATTCCTCCTTTATATCTAATCATTTTTTTATATCTAATCATCTTTAATAAATTTGGCATTTACGACCTCTCTAAAAAAAGAACCTTTTTGGATAATTTGCTCTTATTGATGAAAAGCACATTTTATGGGACTTTTATCTTGATAACTATTGCTTTTCTCTTTAAAGCTGAAAACTATTCTCGCTCCTTAATCTTTCTCTCTTTTTTTAATGTCTCCTTACTTGTCTATTTTGGCCATTTTTTAAGTAGAAAGATTTTAGCTTGGTTAAAAGCACAAAAGGTTGGCTTAGAAAAAGTAGCTCTTGTTGGCATAAACGAAGAAGTAAGAAAAATGGCTGAAGGCATAGAAGAAGACCCAAAATTAGGGTTGTATTTTATAGGATACTTAGTAAGCAAAGCTACCTCTAATCAAGTATCTCCTTCTATCATAAAAGACCATAAGATTATCGGAGAAGTAACTAATTGTAAAGAAATTATCAATAAACATGGAATAAACCGGATTATTATTTGGGACTCTACTCTGAGCCGAGAAGAACTCTTCTCTTTGGCTGCTACTTGTGAAAGAATGGATGTTTATTTAAATATGGTTCCAGATTCCTTAAGCTTATTTTCTCGAAAGATTAGTCTTACTCAGATAAATGGGTATCCTTTAATTGCTTTACGGAAGATGGAGCTTGACCACTGGGATGCGATGGTGAAAAGAATCTTCGACCTTACTGGAGCTGCGATAGGTATAATTATCTTACTTCCCGTAATCTTATTAATTTCTATCTTAATTAAGCTTAATTCCAGAGGCCCTGTTTTTTATACTCAAAAGCGTCTGGGAAAAGGAGAACGTTATTTTCAGTTTTATAAATTTCGCTCGATGGTCAAAGGTGCTAATAAAATAGTTTCAGAGGAAAAACGAAGAGAACATGCTGATGGCTATCTCTTTAAACTTAAAGATGATCCTCGAATTACTAAAGTGGGGAAATTTCTTAGAAAATACAGCTTAGACGAATTACCCCAACTTTTTAATGTCTTAAAAGGAGAGATGAGTTTAGCAGGACCTCGTCCCTTACCGGTAATTGATGTAAAAACCTTAGGAGATGATGAGCATTATAATTTTTGGGCTAATCAAAGAACAAATGTTCTTCCAGGAATTACCGGACTTTGGCAAGTAAGCGGACGAAGTAATCTTCCCTTTGAGGAAATGGTAAAACTTGATCTTTATTATATAGAAGAATGGTCTATTTGGTTAGATATTAAGATTTTATTAAAGACAATTCCGGTAGTCTTGTTAAGCAAAGGAGCTTATTAG
- a CDS encoding bifunctional adenosylcobinamide kinase/adenosylcobinamide-phosphate guanylyltransferase yields MEGRIIFVFGGIRSGKSDFVVNFALRVKKSVTFIATAEPIDEEMKEKIKLHQQSRPKKWITIEESNDIGSALDKVESEVIIIECLATYISNFMIKEKDPLWEMKHLLNKISKSNKRIFIISNDVGNCLIPDNKLGRDFINIMGKINQEIVKLAHEVYYLRAGISDRLK; encoded by the coding sequence ATGGAAGGTAGAATTATCTTTGTTTTTGGGGGGATTAGGAGTGGAAAGAGTGATTTTGTGGTAAATTTTGCCTTAAGGGTAAAGAAAAGTGTCACCTTTATTGCCACCGCAGAACCTATTGATGAAGAGATGAAAGAGAAAATAAAACTTCATCAACAAAGTCGGCCTAAAAAATGGATTACTATTGAGGAATCTAACGATATTGGATCAGCTTTAGATAAAGTAGAGAGCGAAGTAATCATTATAGAATGTTTAGCTACTTATATCTCAAATTTTATGATCAAAGAAAAAGATCCCCTATGGGAAATGAAGCATCTCTTAAATAAAATTTCTAAATCAAATAAGCGAATATTTATCATTAGCAATGACGTGGGTAATTGTCTTATTCCTGATAATAAATTAGGACGAGACTTTATCAATATTATGGGTAAAATTAATCAAGAAATAGTTAAATTAGCTCATGAAGTTTATTATCTTCGGGCTGGAATTTCAGATAGATTAAAATAG
- the bioF gene encoding 8-amino-7-oxononanoate synthase: MDFFQEEVEELKKKGLHRNLLVIESAQRPRVKVEGRNFLLFSSNNYLGLANHPQLKKDTKKAIDKYGVGAGASRLISGNMILHQKLEKKIAEFKECEEAIIFTSGYTANIGVIPALVRSGDLVIIDKLCHASIIDGCRLSKAKLQVYPHRDVEALEKILKRSDKKAIKRLIITEGIFSLDGDISPLPEILTLAKKYEALILLDDAHATGVLGKEGRGTCEYFNLKDNCIIQMGTFSKALGSLGGFVGANKSLIDYLRNKARSFIYSTALPPSVIATSLSALEIVKSNPRPRERLWKNVNYLKKKLKELGFNLLNTTSQIIPLIVGDNEKTLRVSESLYQEGILIPAIRTPTVPKGTERLRITLMATHQKRDLDYLISVFLELGEKCLLSP, encoded by the coding sequence ATAGATTTTTTTCAAGAAGAAGTAGAAGAACTTAAAAAGAAAGGATTACATAGAAACCTCCTGGTGATTGAAAGTGCTCAAAGACCAAGAGTTAAAGTAGAAGGAAGAAACTTTCTCTTGTTTTCTTCTAATAATTACTTAGGTTTAGCTAATCATCCCCAACTAAAAAAAGATACCAAAAAGGCAATAGATAAGTATGGAGTTGGAGCAGGAGCATCTCGATTGATTTCTGGAAATATGATCTTACACCAGAAGCTTGAAAAAAAGATTGCCGAATTTAAGGAGTGTGAAGAAGCGATAATATTTACTTCCGGTTATACAGCTAATATAGGGGTAATACCAGCTTTAGTAAGGAGCGGTGATCTGGTTATTATCGATAAATTATGCCATGCTAGTATTATTGATGGTTGTCGACTTTCTAAGGCAAAACTACAAGTATATCCTCATCGAGATGTAGAGGCATTAGAAAAAATCCTGAAGAGATCTGATAAGAAGGCTATTAAAAGATTAATTATTACCGAGGGTATCTTTAGCCTGGATGGAGATATCTCCCCTTTGCCTGAAATACTAACCTTAGCTAAGAAGTATGAAGCTTTAATATTATTAGATGATGCTCATGCTACTGGTGTTTTAGGAAAAGAAGGTAGAGGAACATGTGAATACTTTAACTTAAAAGATAATTGTATTATTCAGATGGGTACCTTTAGTAAAGCTTTAGGAAGTTTAGGGGGATTTGTAGGAGCAAATAAAAGTCTCATTGATTATTTAAGAAATAAAGCCAGAAGTTTTATTTACTCTACCGCCTTACCTCCTTCTGTCATAGCTACTTCTTTGTCTGCCCTAGAGATAGTAAAAAGCAATCCAAGACCAAGGGAGAGATTGTGGAAAAATGTAAACTATTTAAAAAAGAAACTTAAGGAATTAGGATTTAACTTGTTAAATACTACTTCTCAGATAATTCCTTTAATAGTTGGAGATAACGAAAAAACATTAAGAGTTTCTGAATCTTTATATCAAGAAGGGATACTTATTCCAGCTATTCGGACGCCTACTGTCCCCAAAGGAACAGAAAGGTTAAGAATTACCTTGATGGCTACCCATCAAAAGAGAGATTTGGATTATTTGATTTCAGTTTTCTTAGAGTTAGGTGAAAAATGTCTCCTCAGTCCATAA